The stretch of DNA GTGAGGTGAAAAAAATGCCAAGCAGAACAAATAAATTCAGAGGCAGAAGGACACACGGTCGCGGTAAGAAAAGTGGAAGGGGAGCAGGTAAAATGGGTGGACACGGCAATGCCGGTCTTCTCAAGCACAAATTCATGTGGGTGCTCAAAAACGATCCCCAGCACTTTGGTCGTCATGGTTTCAAACGTCCTCAGAAAATGGTCTCTGCCAAAATATCCATGAATTTGGCTACAATGGAAGAGCAGCTTGAAGACTATATGAAACAAGGCTTCGCCGTGGAACAAGACGGTAAAGTCAAGATAAATCTCACCAGTATGGGTGTTGATAAACTCTTGGGCTTTGGAAATGTCTCAAAATCCTATGATGTAACTGTTGCCGAGACCTCTGCTCTTGCTAGAGAGAAGATTGAGGCTGCCGGTGGCAGTATCGTAGAAGAACTCTAAACCATCCAGTGATACTATGGCCTATGAACAGAAGAGTATACTGTATAAGTTGAAGCCGATCTCAGATAGGCTCCCCGCAATCAAGCGTCCTGAAGGGCATGTCCACTTCAGGACCAAGATTATGTGGGTCATTCTGATGCTCGTCCTCTACTTTATAATGACTAACATTTACCTGTATGGGTTGGATCAGTCAAATATCCTTGATATCTTTGGTCCATACCGAACTATCCTTGCTGGTTCCCAAGGATCTTTAATGCACCTGGGTATTGGTCCGATAGTTACTGCATCAATTATCATGCAGCTGTTCGTAGGTGCAAAAATCATCAAATTAGATCTTACTGATGATCAGGACAAATCTGTTTACCAGAGCACCCAAAAGCTTCTGGTAATCGTAATGATCATCATTGAATCTGTACCGCAAGTGTTTGGATACCTTACTCCTTCACCATCTTTAGTCTCAGGTCTGGATGGTGTTGTAGGCTCAACGGGTCTGATCAGTGGTGGCACACTGGCAGCATTTATAATCGTGCTGCAATTGTGTATAGGTTCGTATCTTGTATTCCTCATGGATGAAGTGATATCTAAATGGGGAATAGGCAGTGGTATATCGCTGTTCATCGCCGCAGGAGTTGCGGAAGCCATATTCACGGGTACGTTGAATTGGAATTCTGTAAACGGCGGAGATTTGAGCTTGAGTAATCCGCCAGCCGGAACGATTCCGAAGACGTTCTATTACATATTCAACATGTCTTCGGCGCAGATGGCAAGTGGTGGTTATGAATCGATATTGCTGCAGCCGCCTAATCCGATGATAGCTCTGATAGGTACGATAATCATCTTCCTATTCGTGGCGTACATCGAATCTTCAAGGATCGAACTGCCATTAGCACATGGAGCAGCTCGTGGAGCAAGAGGCAGATATCCAATCAAATTACTCTATGCTTCAAACATACCTGTCATCTTAATGTCCGCTCTCTTAGCCAACTTCAGTATCGTTTCATTACTGTTGTATACAAACCCTACATTGGAAGGAATTCCTCTGATTGGTCACAACGACTGGATTGGAATGTATCCGGATGGCACAACGACGGCAGAAGGTGGTCTGGCGTGGTATCTGTCAACGCCTAATGGTCTCTCAGGTTGGTTGTTACCGATCTTGGATCCGGCGCAGTATGGTAGCTATGCGTATGGACACACTCCATTGCAGGTTATTGCCAAAGTAATCATCTTCTTCGGAGCGATGGTGTTTGGTTCCATATTGTTCGCCAAGTTCTGGATCATGACAACAAACATGGGTCCCGAATCAGTCGCAAGACAGATTGAATCATCAGGTATGCAAATCCCAGGTTTCAGACGAGATCCGAGAGTTCTGAAACGTGTGCTGGAAAGGTATATCCCGGTAGTAACGGTCCTATCTGGTGCAATTGTGGGAGCACTTGCAGCTGGAGCTGATCTCATTGGTACGGTAGGTAATGCATCAGGTACTGGTGTGTTGCTTGCGGTGGGTATCTTAATCCACTTCTACGAAGCAATGGGTCGCGAACAGATGATGGAAATGCATCCTATGCTAAGGGGATTCTTCGGGGGTGAGTGATCATTCCCGCTAATTCCCCTATCCAAACCCCTTCCTATACCCCAGCACCTAATTCGAAGAAGACAAACAGCATGATGCTTACAATGCTGGTTTTTGTCCTGGCCATGTTTATTCTCTTCGATCAAACAGTTCGTAACTGGCTCGGAAGTGTAGTGGGATATGTTTTAGATCCTACATTAGGTGCGTTGGGACAAAATGATCCAGTGCCAGCTCTATTTTTGACTGGTATGTTAATGGTTGGATTAAGTACAGTCATCAGACATTTTGCAACAGACTATGTCAAACAAGCTGAGACTCAGAAGATTACAAATGCATTCAACAAAGAGTTGAGAGCTGCATATCAGGAGAACAACAAGTATAAAATCAAAAAAATGACCGAAATGCAGCAGGAAATGATGCAGAAATCAATGGATATGTCAACAGGACAGATGAAAATCATGCCTGTTACCATGATTATCATTGTTCCTTTCTTTGCATGGATCGGTTTCTTCTGTTCAGGTTTGACCGATGGTTCTGAGTTAATCAGTGTTCCATGGGCGGATGTAGTTAACCTAAATGGTAGAGTAGGTCCGTTCTTCAACTGGATGCTGTTATACTCTGCGATAAGCATACCGTTTGGTCAGCTGCTGTCTCGTCTCTTGAGATTCCTGATGTTTAGGAAGAGACTCAAGGAGATTGAGCGCGCTGAATCTGAGGCAGCTCAATGAGAATCACAATAAGCGGACCGCCTGGGTCTGGAAAGACCACGGTCTGCACTCTTCTCGGAGAGAGACTCCATTATGATGTAGTCGTCTCCGGAAATATTTTTAGGCAGCTTGCAAAAGAACGTAACATGTCATTATCAGACTTTGGATCTCTCTGTTCTGTAGATCCTAAAGTTGACAAAGAGCTTGATTCTAAAATGGTAGATATTGCAAAGTCTGCAGATA from Candidatus Methanomassiliicoccus intestinalis Issoire-Mx1 encodes:
- a CDS encoding uL15m family ribosomal protein; this encodes MPSRTNKFRGRRTHGRGKKSGRGAGKMGGHGNAGLLKHKFMWVLKNDPQHFGRHGFKRPQKMVSAKISMNLATMEEQLEDYMKQGFAVEQDGKVKINLTSMGVDKLLGFGNVSKSYDVTVAETSALAREKIEAAGGSIVEEL
- the secY gene encoding preprotein translocase subunit SecY — its product is MAYEQKSILYKLKPISDRLPAIKRPEGHVHFRTKIMWVILMLVLYFIMTNIYLYGLDQSNILDIFGPYRTILAGSQGSLMHLGIGPIVTASIIMQLFVGAKIIKLDLTDDQDKSVYQSTQKLLVIVMIIIESVPQVFGYLTPSPSLVSGLDGVVGSTGLISGGTLAAFIIVLQLCIGSYLVFLMDEVISKWGIGSGISLFIAAGVAEAIFTGTLNWNSVNGGDLSLSNPPAGTIPKTFYYIFNMSSAQMASGGYESILLQPPNPMIALIGTIIIFLFVAYIESSRIELPLAHGAARGARGRYPIKLLYASNIPVILMSALLANFSIVSLLLYTNPTLEGIPLIGHNDWIGMYPDGTTTAEGGLAWYLSTPNGLSGWLLPILDPAQYGSYAYGHTPLQVIAKVIIFFGAMVFGSILFAKFWIMTTNMGPESVARQIESSGMQIPGFRRDPRVLKRVLERYIPVVTVLSGAIVGALAAGADLIGTVGNASGTGVLLAVGILIHFYEAMGREQMMEMHPMLRGFFGGE
- a CDS encoding DUF106 domain-containing protein, producing the protein MMLTMLVFVLAMFILFDQTVRNWLGSVVGYVLDPTLGALGQNDPVPALFLTGMLMVGLSTVIRHFATDYVKQAETQKITNAFNKELRAAYQENNKYKIKKMTEMQQEMMQKSMDMSTGQMKIMPVTMIIIVPFFAWIGFFCSGLTDGSELISVPWADVVNLNGRVGPFFNWMLLYSAISIPFGQLLSRLLRFLMFRKRLKEIERAESEAAQ